One Deinococcus grandis DNA window includes the following coding sequences:
- a CDS encoding ACT domain-containing protein, protein MSLTLTVLPGEYAVAQLPAGSAVPDWATRGDLWCVLNAPDELSVVCPADGVPDGVRVQRGWQALMLTGPFEFTLTGILASVLNPLRDAGVGIFALSTYNTDYVLVAASDLDRSVAALREAGHTVQE, encoded by the coding sequence ATGTCCCTCACGCTGACCGTCCTGCCCGGCGAGTACGCCGTCGCCCAGCTCCCCGCCGGAAGTGCCGTGCCGGACTGGGCGACGCGCGGCGACCTGTGGTGCGTCCTGAACGCCCCGGACGAACTGAGCGTCGTCTGCCCCGCCGATGGGGTCCCGGACGGCGTGCGCGTCCAGCGTGGCTGGCAGGCGCTGATGCTCACCGGGCCGTTCGAGTTCACCCTGACCGGCATCCTCGCCAGCGTCCTGAACCCTCTGCGGGACGCTGGCGTGGGCATCTTCGCGCTGTCCACCTACAACACCGACTACGTCCTCGTCGCCGCCAGCGACCTCGACCGCAGCGTCGCGGCGCTGCGGGAGGCCGGGCACACCGTTCAGGAGTGA
- a CDS encoding GNAT family N-acetyltransferase, whose product MTVTLRPLRPGDEEAAVRWAADPVFCRAADWTPGLAPRVVRRHWAAIIAGGDPAFLRLGAELDGRLVGFVDLAGLDGTSAEFGIVIGERALWGQGAARRAGEALIAHAAGLGLTRLSALVHAPNVRSHALMRRLGFVEAGYADPEAYMGEVVPVIRYERELGSDSPHS is encoded by the coding sequence GTGACCGTCACGCTGCGGCCCCTGCGCCCCGGGGATGAGGAGGCGGCGGTGCGCTGGGCGGCGGATCCGGTGTTCTGCCGCGCGGCGGACTGGACGCCGGGCCTCGCGCCGCGCGTGGTGCGGCGGCACTGGGCGGCGATCATCGCGGGCGGCGACCCGGCGTTCCTGCGGCTGGGCGCCGAGCTGGACGGGCGGCTGGTGGGGTTCGTGGATCTGGCGGGCCTGGACGGCACGTCGGCGGAGTTCGGGATTGTCATCGGGGAGCGGGCGCTGTGGGGCCAGGGTGCAGCGCGCCGGGCGGGTGAGGCGCTGATCGCGCACGCGGCGGGACTGGGCCTGACACGGTTGTCGGCGCTTGTGCACGCCCCGAACGTGCGGTCGCACGCGCTGATGCGCCGCCTGGGGTTCGTGGAGGCCGGGTACGCCGACCCGGAGGCCTACATGGGCGAGGTGGTGCCGGTCATCCGCTACGAACGGGAGCTCGGTTCAGACTCGCCTCACTCCTGA
- a CDS encoding NAD(P)H-dependent flavin oxidoreductase has protein sequence MTRPRSWPELLAQLRTPVALAPMAGGVGTPALAAAVTRAGGLGSLGGAYLTPQALRDAIREVRALTDGPLLVNLFAPQPMPEVTPDAVAVATAELRPFHDALNLPPPTLPERVQEDFTAQLNVVLEERPAVFSVAFGPIPPDALASLRSRGILTVGTATSLSEALALHESGVDAITVQGGAAGGHRGGWQEDALAGTLTLVQEVTRATPLPVLAAGGLMTAGHVRAALAAGATLAQCGTAFLLATEAGTSAPYRQAVQAGTRDTVLTRAYSGRTARGLRTTLTDAVTYPLPFPHQNALTRPLRTAGAQGRQADVLSLWAGTGYRQAQATGAAQIVAGLTP, from the coding sequence ATGACCCGACCGCGATCCTGGCCGGAATTGCTCGCGCAGCTGCGCACGCCCGTGGCGCTGGCCCCCATGGCGGGCGGCGTCGGCACCCCCGCGCTGGCGGCCGCCGTGACCCGCGCGGGTGGGCTGGGCAGCCTGGGCGGCGCGTACCTGACCCCGCAGGCGCTGCGAGACGCGATCCGCGAGGTGCGCGCCCTGACGGACGGGCCACTGCTCGTGAACCTGTTCGCTCCTCAGCCGATGCCCGAGGTCACGCCCGACGCGGTGGCCGTCGCCACGGCAGAACTCAGGCCCTTCCACGACGCGCTGAACCTCCCGCCGCCCACCCTGCCGGAGCGCGTGCAGGAGGACTTCACCGCGCAGCTGAACGTGGTGCTGGAGGAACGCCCGGCGGTGTTCAGCGTCGCGTTCGGCCCCATCCCACCGGACGCCCTGGCGTCGCTGCGCTCACGGGGCATCCTGACGGTCGGCACGGCCACCAGCCTCAGCGAGGCCCTGGCCCTGCACGAGAGCGGCGTGGACGCGATCACCGTGCAGGGCGGCGCGGCGGGCGGACACCGGGGCGGCTGGCAGGAGGACGCGCTGGCAGGCACCCTGACCCTCGTGCAGGAGGTCACGCGGGCCACGCCCCTTCCGGTCCTCGCGGCGGGCGGCCTGATGACCGCCGGGCACGTCCGCGCGGCGCTGGCGGCCGGGGCGACGCTGGCGCAGTGCGGCACGGCGTTCCTTCTGGCAACCGAGGCAGGCACCTCCGCGCCGTACCGGCAGGCGGTCCAGGCGGGGACGCGCGACACGGTCCTGACCCGGGCGTACTCGGGACGCACCGCGCGGGGATTACGCACCACCCTCACCGACGCCGTGACCTACCCCCTCCCCTTCCCGCACCAGAATGCCCTGACCCGCCCCCTGCGCACGGCGGGCGCGCAGGGGAGGCAGGCGGACGTCCTGAGCCTGTGGGCCGGCACCGGTTACCGGCAGGCGCAGGCGACCGGGGCGGCGCAGATCGTCGCAGGCCTGACGCCGTGA
- a CDS encoding histone deacetylase family protein: MTFPHPFRAFTAFRRAAYQSQAAPRRQFMPREWIQALLDGAQARLPLLDAPSLDWSLAEAVHDPAFLARWREGQVTRAEERALGFPWSPAVVERGLGSSGATLAATRDALTLGLGVNLGGGTHHAYADHAEGFSFLNDVAISARWLLDSGKARRILILDLDVHQGNGTAAIFAQEPRVLTVSLHAERNYPFRKETSDLDVPLPDGTGDAAYLHALDSQVTPLVTAFQPDFAFYLAGADVLAGDQLGRLALTLDGVQARDRRVFRWAARTRTPLVTVMAGGYHRDPTQLIAARLGTLDAALEAFAPHAARGAGRAVS; the protein is encoded by the coding sequence GTGACGTTCCCGCACCCGTTCCGCGCGTTCACGGCGTTCCGCCGCGCGGCGTACCAGTCGCAGGCTGCGCCCAGACGGCAGTTCATGCCGCGCGAGTGGATTCAGGCCCTGCTGGACGGCGCGCAGGCGCGGCTGCCGCTGCTGGACGCCCCCAGCCTCGACTGGTCCCTGGCGGAGGCGGTGCATGATCCCGCGTTCCTGGCCCGCTGGCGCGAGGGGCAGGTCACCCGCGCCGAGGAACGCGCGCTGGGGTTCCCGTGGAGCCCGGCGGTGGTCGAGCGGGGCCTGGGCAGTAGCGGCGCGACCCTGGCCGCCACCCGCGACGCCCTGACGCTGGGCCTGGGCGTGAACCTGGGCGGCGGCACGCACCACGCGTACGCCGATCACGCCGAGGGCTTCTCGTTCCTGAACGACGTGGCGATCAGCGCCCGCTGGCTGCTGGATTCCGGGAAGGCGCGGCGCATCCTGATTCTCGACCTGGACGTGCACCAGGGGAACGGCACCGCCGCGATCTTCGCGCAGGAACCGCGCGTGCTGACCGTCAGCCTGCACGCCGAACGCAACTACCCCTTCCGCAAGGAGACCAGTGACCTGGACGTGCCGCTGCCCGACGGGACGGGCGACGCCGCGTACCTGCACGCGCTGGACTCGCAGGTCACGCCGCTCGTGACGGCGTTCCAGCCGGACTTCGCGTTCTACCTCGCGGGCGCGGACGTCCTGGCCGGGGATCAGCTGGGACGGCTGGCGCTGACGCTGGACGGCGTGCAGGCCCGTGACCGCCGCGTGTTCCGCTGGGCCGCCCGCACCCGCACGCCCCTCGTGACCGTCATGGCCGGCGGATACCACCGCGACCCCACGCAGCTGATCGCCGCGCGGCTGGGCACGCTGGACGCCGCGCTGGAGGCGTTTGCGCCGCACGCGGCACGCGGGGCGGGACGTGCCGTATCATGA
- a CDS encoding peptide chain release factor 3 has product MTSPEINPAALASEIARRRTFAIISHPDAGKTTITEKLLLYGGAIQEAGSVTAKEGRSHTKSDWMSIEQQRGISISSSALTFEYGGRHINLLDTPGHQDFSEDTYRTLTAADSALMVLDAARGVQAQTEKLFAVCRNRGIPILTFVNKMDRPAQDPFELLEQLEGILKITAVPLTWPIGDGPDFKGVYDLQTQQVLAFERTSGGKHRAPMQTSGLDDPKLDALVGADLAAKLREDVELIQGAMPEFDPAAFLSGELTPVFFGSAMNNFGVEHFLSNFVDLAPPPGAVETNLGERSPEAGFAGFIFKLQANMSKQHRDRTAFMRVMSGHFERGMDVTHTRTGRKLRLSQAHTLFAQDREKVEEAYPGDIVGLVNPGVFQIGDVISVDAKVILPGFPRFTPETFATIGLRDVGKRKAFMKGLTQLAEEGVVQVFYPTDGARDPYLGAVGPLQFEVFQARLQEEYGVEVEMHVTSYQLVRWLAGDPTNVARFARHVEDDQGRPVMLFRSRYDLEYTAEQHPEIEFLPLPKDLTRV; this is encoded by the coding sequence ATGACCAGCCCCGAGATCAACCCCGCCGCGCTCGCCAGCGAGATCGCCCGGCGACGCACCTTCGCCATCATCAGCCACCCGGACGCCGGGAAGACCACCATCACCGAAAAACTCCTGCTGTACGGAGGTGCCATCCAGGAGGCCGGGAGCGTCACCGCCAAGGAGGGCCGCAGCCACACCAAGAGCGACTGGATGAGCATCGAGCAGCAGCGCGGTATCTCGATCAGCTCCAGCGCGCTGACCTTCGAATACGGCGGGCGGCACATCAACCTGCTGGACACGCCGGGTCACCAGGATTTCAGTGAGGACACCTACCGCACCCTGACCGCCGCCGACAGCGCCCTGATGGTGCTGGACGCCGCGCGTGGCGTGCAGGCGCAGACCGAGAAGCTGTTCGCGGTGTGCCGCAACCGCGGCATTCCGATCCTGACCTTCGTGAACAAGATGGACCGCCCAGCCCAGGATCCCTTCGAACTGCTGGAGCAGCTGGAGGGCATCCTGAAGATCACGGCGGTGCCGCTGACGTGGCCCATCGGGGACGGCCCGGACTTCAAGGGCGTGTACGACCTCCAGACGCAACAGGTGCTGGCCTTCGAGCGTACGTCGGGCGGGAAGCACCGCGCGCCCATGCAGACGAGCGGCCTGGACGACCCGAAACTGGACGCCCTGGTCGGCGCGGACCTCGCCGCGAAACTGCGCGAGGACGTGGAACTCATCCAGGGCGCCATGCCGGAGTTCGACCCGGCGGCCTTCCTGAGCGGCGAACTGACCCCCGTGTTCTTCGGGTCGGCCATGAACAACTTCGGCGTGGAGCACTTCCTGAGCAACTTCGTGGACCTCGCGCCACCCCCGGGGGCGGTCGAGACGAACCTGGGCGAACGCAGCCCCGAGGCGGGCTTCGCGGGCTTCATCTTCAAGCTGCAGGCGAACATGAGCAAGCAGCACCGCGACCGCACGGCCTTCATGCGGGTCATGAGCGGCCACTTCGAGCGCGGCATGGACGTCACGCACACCCGCACCGGCCGCAAGCTGCGCCTCTCGCAGGCGCACACGCTGTTCGCGCAGGACCGCGAGAAGGTCGAGGAAGCGTACCCCGGCGACATCGTCGGCCTCGTGAACCCCGGCGTGTTCCAGATCGGGGACGTGATCAGCGTGGACGCCAAGGTGATCCTGCCCGGCTTCCCGCGCTTCACGCCCGAAACGTTCGCGACCATCGGCCTGCGCGACGTCGGCAAACGCAAGGCGTTCATGAAGGGCCTCACCCAGCTGGCCGAGGAAGGCGTCGTGCAGGTGTTCTACCCCACCGACGGCGCGCGCGACCCGTACCTGGGCGCGGTCGGGCCGCTGCAGTTCGAGGTCTTCCAGGCCCGCCTCCAGGAGGAGTACGGCGTGGAAGTCGAGATGCACGTCACCAGTTACCAGCTGGTGCGCTGGCTGGCTGGGGACCCCACGAACGTCGCCCGTTTCGCCCGGCACGTCGAGGACGACCAGGGCCGCCCGGTCATGCTGTTCCGCAGCCGCTACGACCTGGAGTACACCGCCGAGCAGCACCCGGAGATCGAGTTCTTGCCACTGCCCAAGGACCTCACGCGCGTCTGA